A window from bacterium encodes these proteins:
- a CDS encoding PBP1A family penicillin-binding protein has protein sequence MSLSRLPDVKSLESWVPTESTRIYDAKGHLLANVHGEENREVVPLGEIPKTLIEAVIAVEDDRFYHHHGINFKGIARAALTDLAEGRKAEGASTITQQLAKNLFLTNNKSWGRKIADAWLAVQIEHRYSKAQILEMYLNQVYWGHNCYGIQAASLNYFGKKTKELTLAESAQLAFLLRGPERYSPYKDPALAKRGQRVALLRMVRAGFITQAQADAASQAPLKHPGTQNFSYKAPYFTSYLLNQLINRYGSDVVMRGGLRIRSTIDWEIQQKAEQLLTQTIATHGKRMNFSQGAIVAIDPRTGYIRAMVGGVSYAKSKFNRVVQAHRQPGSSFKPFVYLTAFERNHAPTSLMNDAKVSYNAGGGKLWTPENYGNSYGGTMTLRQALERSNNIIAVKLLDRVGIDPVIENAHRLGIQSPLGANLSLALGSSEVTPLELASAYSVFAADGMRCEPQAYSIVEDRAGTVVERNDPRPRRVFEADPIRILNDVMTGVVRYGTGAAANIGRPAAGKTGTTSDHRDAWFVGYTPDLVTLVWLGNDDNSKMAGTTGGAVCAPLWKQLMQVALEKTPPTPFPQPEKWTVKATPSVSPAPASASNEFYVPGGEADPTKKPKATPKPTPDPDSLPGDATESLPEESAPSHDSLDL, from the coding sequence GTGAGCCTGTCACGCCTGCCGGACGTCAAATCCCTCGAAAGCTGGGTTCCCACCGAATCCACGCGCATCTACGACGCCAAGGGGCACCTGCTCGCCAACGTCCACGGCGAAGAGAACCGTGAAGTCGTGCCCCTCGGCGAGATCCCCAAGACCTTGATCGAGGCCGTCATCGCCGTCGAGGACGACCGCTTCTACCACCACCACGGCATCAACTTCAAGGGCATCGCCCGTGCCGCCCTCACGGACCTCGCCGAGGGCCGCAAGGCCGAGGGCGCGAGCACCATCACCCAGCAGCTCGCCAAGAACCTCTTTTTGACCAACAACAAGAGCTGGGGGCGCAAGATCGCTGACGCTTGGCTCGCGGTCCAGATCGAGCACCGCTACTCCAAGGCCCAGATCCTGGAGATGTACCTCAACCAGGTCTACTGGGGTCACAACTGCTACGGCATCCAGGCGGCTTCGCTCAACTACTTCGGCAAGAAGACCAAGGAGCTGACCCTCGCCGAGAGCGCGCAGCTCGCGTTCTTGCTGCGCGGCCCCGAGCGCTACTCGCCCTACAAGGATCCGGCGCTCGCCAAGCGCGGTCAGCGCGTCGCCCTGCTGCGCATGGTCCGTGCCGGCTTCATCACCCAGGCCCAGGCGGACGCCGCCTCGCAAGCGCCGCTCAAGCACCCGGGCACCCAGAACTTCAGCTACAAGGCTCCCTACTTCACCAGCTACCTGCTCAACCAGCTGATCAACCGCTACGGCAGCGACGTGGTGATGCGCGGCGGCCTTCGGATCCGCTCCACCATCGACTGGGAGATCCAGCAGAAGGCCGAGCAGCTCCTCACCCAGACCATCGCCACCCACGGCAAGCGCATGAACTTCAGCCAGGGCGCAATCGTCGCGATCGATCCGCGCACGGGCTACATCCGCGCCATGGTCGGCGGCGTCAGCTACGCCAAGTCCAAGTTCAACCGCGTGGTCCAGGCCCACCGCCAGCCGGGCTCCTCGTTCAAGCCCTTCGTCTACCTCACGGCCTTCGAGCGAAACCACGCGCCCACCTCCCTCATGAACGACGCCAAGGTCTCGTACAACGCGGGCGGCGGCAAGCTCTGGACCCCCGAGAACTACGGCAACTCCTACGGCGGGACCATGACGCTTCGCCAGGCGCTGGAGCGCTCCAACAACATCATCGCGGTCAAGCTCCTGGACCGGGTGGGCATCGACCCTGTCATCGAGAACGCCCATCGCCTCGGCATCCAGAGCCCGCTCGGAGCGAACCTCTCGCTCGCACTCGGAAGCTCCGAAGTCACCCCGCTCGAACTTGCAAGCGCTTACTCGGTCTTCGCCGCCGACGGCATGCGCTGCGAGCCCCAGGCCTACAGCATCGTCGAGGACCGCGCCGGCACCGTGGTCGAGCGCAACGATCCGCGTCCTCGCCGGGTCTTCGAGGCGGATCCCATCCGGATCCTCAACGACGTCATGACAGGCGTCGTCCGCTACGGCACGGGGGCGGCCGCCAACATCGGTCGTCCTGCCGCCGGCAAGACCGGCACCACCTCCGACCACCGCGACGCGTGGTTCGTGGGCTACACCCCGGACCTGGTCACGCTCGTCTGGCTCGGCAACGACGACAACTCCAAGATGGCGGGCACCACGGGTGGGGCGGTCTGCGCCCCGCTCTGGAAGCAGCTGATGCAGGTCGCGCTCGAAAAGACGCCCCCGACCCCCTTCCCCCAGCCCGAGAAGTGGACCGTCAAGGCGACGCCCTCGGTCTCGCCCGCCCCTGCGAGCGCGTCCAACGAGTTCTACGTGCCCGGTGGAGAGGCAGACCCCACCAAGAAGCCGAAGGCAACCCCCAAGCCCACTCCCGACCCCGATAGCTTGCCTGGTGACGCGACGGAGAGCCTCCCTGAAGAAAGCGCACCTAGCCACGACTCGCTGGACCTGTAA
- a CDS encoding YqeG family HAD IIIA-type phosphatase, which yields MRTSTSLLRPDMWVGSVTEIKAADLKARGIRGLILDLDETLVSAFEHTPPPEIHAWVQEMKASFSLYILSNNPSAKRVQIVADQLEIPCACRAAKPRRSGFRAAMADMGIRPEEAVIIGDQLFTDILGGNRIGSMTILATPMAPEHKPWRKLMRLIEGMFIREADTLREKLHPDHLKETP from the coding sequence ATGCGTACTAGCACGAGCTTACTTCGACCGGACATGTGGGTCGGCTCCGTCACCGAGATCAAGGCGGCGGACCTCAAGGCCCGAGGGATCCGGGGCCTGATCCTCGACTTGGACGAGACCCTCGTCTCGGCCTTCGAGCACACGCCCCCGCCCGAAATTCACGCCTGGGTGCAGGAGATGAAGGCGTCCTTCTCGCTCTACATCCTCTCCAACAACCCGAGCGCCAAGCGCGTCCAGATCGTCGCCGACCAACTCGAAATCCCCTGCGCCTGCCGAGCCGCCAAGCCGCGCCGCAGCGGCTTCAGGGCCGCCATGGCCGACATGGGCATCCGCCCCGAGGAGGCCGTCATCATCGGTGACCAGCTCTTCACCGACATCCTCGGCGGCAACCGGATCGGCTCCATGACCATCCTCGCCACCCCGATGGCCCCCGAGCACAAGCCCTGGCGCAAGCTGATGCGCCTGATCGAGGGGATGTTCATCCGCGAGGCCGACACCCTTCGTGAAAAATTGCACCCCGACCACCTGAAGGAGACCCCGTGA
- the mltG gene encoding endolytic transglycosylase MltG — protein MRERFSKLVDSARRHWKRWLPPAACGLALLMVVGQFTPVGRPGAPTRYVTIADGSSLGTASATLEAKRIIRNRFALSLLGRLTGSSDKIQPGTYALSPGLNPFQVLEYLVEGRGRQQRLTVPEGYSAGRIAKLLDQRAAGDGSRFLELIARPEAFADKYPWLRDVQPTLEGYLFPDTYLYEGDRIDERRLIEQMLSRFEAVILKDYRAEANPIMRLPEALTLASIIELEAARPEERTLISGVFHNRLKLKMRLGSDPTVEYALGRHQGNRGLSFKDVRIDSPYNTYRYAGLPPGPIANPGRASFQAALHPEETTYLYFVAKGDRSHAFTRSYAEHLEAQRRHRR, from the coding sequence ATGCGTGAACGCTTTTCCAAGCTCGTCGATAGCGCCCGGCGCCACTGGAAGCGCTGGCTACCGCCAGCCGCTTGCGGCCTTGCGCTGCTGATGGTCGTCGGCCAGTTCACGCCCGTCGGCAGGCCAGGCGCTCCTACGCGCTACGTCACCATCGCGGATGGCAGCTCGCTCGGCACCGCCAGCGCCACCCTCGAGGCCAAGCGCATCATCCGTAACCGCTTCGCCCTCTCGCTGCTCGGTCGCCTGACGGGCAGCAGCGACAAGATTCAGCCGGGCACCTACGCCCTCTCCCCGGGCCTGAACCCCTTCCAGGTGCTCGAGTACCTGGTGGAGGGCCGAGGGCGGCAGCAGCGCCTCACCGTGCCCGAGGGATACTCTGCCGGCCGCATCGCGAAACTGCTCGACCAGCGCGCAGCGGGCGACGGCTCGCGCTTCCTCGAACTGATCGCCCGCCCCGAGGCCTTCGCCGACAAGTACCCATGGCTTCGTGACGTGCAACCGACCCTCGAAGGCTATCTCTTCCCCGACACTTACCTCTACGAGGGCGATCGCATCGACGAGCGCCGCCTGATCGAGCAGATGCTCTCGCGCTTCGAAGCCGTGATCCTCAAGGACTACCGCGCCGAGGCCAACCCGATCATGCGCTTGCCCGAAGCCCTGACCCTCGCCTCGATCATCGAGCTCGAAGCAGCACGGCCCGAAGAGCGCACCCTCATCTCGGGGGTCTTCCACAACCGCCTCAAGCTCAAGATGCGCCTGGGATCGGACCCCACGGTCGAGTACGCGCTCGGGCGCCACCAGGGCAATCGCGGCCTCAGCTTCAAGGACGTGCGGATTGACAGCCCCTACAACACCTACCGGTACGCGGGCCTTCCCCCCGGTCCCATCGCCAACCCGGGCCGCGCGAGCTTCCAAGCAGCGCTGCATCCAGAAGAGACCACGTACCTCTACTTCGTGGCCAAGGGCGATCGCAGCCACGCCTTCACCCGCTCCTACGCGGAGCACCTCGAGGCCCAACGCCGCCACCGGCGCTGA
- a CDS encoding purine-nucleoside phosphorylase, giving the protein MNETLTAAPKLPAIDLGVPPEFGIVLGSGIVVLEDLEDKIDIPYDQIEGFPEATVAGHAGLLTVGTIPGGPRVAIARGRFHLYEGHPLSAATSIMRLYEAMGIRKIILTNAAGGLCGDWFPGDLMMIKDQVSLLNGFQAGMADRSAPDFSPTPAYDPEWTAKMIAWGKTQSFNMREGVYAGLLGPNYETPAEILWLQRIGTHAVGMSTVPEAAYASSHGMKVLGISCITNIAVTAEAQAATSHGEVVDVAKMASEAMNLALRAAVTLA; this is encoded by the coding sequence GTGAACGAAACGTTGACCGCCGCCCCCAAGTTGCCCGCCATCGACCTTGGCGTGCCGCCCGAGTTCGGCATCGTCCTGGGGTCGGGTATCGTCGTCCTCGAGGACCTCGAAGACAAGATCGACATCCCCTACGACCAGATCGAGGGCTTCCCCGAGGCCACCGTCGCCGGTCACGCGGGCCTGCTCACCGTCGGCACCATCCCCGGCGGCCCCCGTGTCGCGATCGCGCGCGGCCGCTTCCACCTCTACGAGGGCCATCCCCTCAGCGCGGCCACCAGCATCATGCGCCTCTACGAGGCCATGGGCATCCGCAAGATCATCCTGACCAACGCCGCCGGCGGCCTTTGCGGCGACTGGTTCCCCGGCGATCTGATGATGATCAAGGACCAGGTCAGCCTCCTCAACGGCTTCCAGGCCGGCATGGCCGATCGCAGCGCCCCGGACTTCAGCCCCACCCCGGCCTACGATCCCGAGTGGACCGCCAAGATGATCGCCTGGGGCAAGACCCAGTCCTTCAACATGCGCGAGGGCGTCTACGCCGGTCTGCTGGGCCCCAACTACGAGACCCCGGCCGAGATCCTCTGGCTGCAGCGCATCGGGACCCACGCCGTCGGCATGTCCACCGTGCCCGAGGCGGCTTACGCCAGCTCGCACGGCATGAAGGTCCTCGGCATCTCGTGCATCACCAACATCGCGGTGACCGCCGAGGCCCAGGCGGCCACCTCCCACGGTGAAGTCGTCGACGTCGCCAAGATGGCCTCCGAGGCCATGAACCTCGCGCTTCGGGCGGCCGTCACCCTCGCCTAA